One region of Exiguobacterium acetylicum genomic DNA includes:
- a CDS encoding transporter substrate-binding domain-containing protein — translation MKKTMQFTGLLIAGSSILLSACGQQEEKATAYDKIQKEGTIVVATAGTLYPTSYHEEKNNKLTGFDVEVVKEVAKRLDLKVKFKEMSFDGMLTSVNTGQVDLAANDITITDDRKEKFAFSKPYKYTYGTAIVRKSDLSGIKSLEDLKGKKAAGEATTTYMQIAKKYGAKEVTYDNATNDQYLRDVSNGRTDVILNDYYLQTLAVDFFKDFDITIHPDIAYNPSQVGLIMDLDNKELQSNINEQLDKMKEDGTLKEISKQFYAGKDVSQMPDVKTTIVDVN, via the coding sequence ATGAAAAAAACAATGCAATTTACGGGTCTCTTGATCGCAGGAAGCTCGATCTTATTAAGCGCATGTGGTCAGCAAGAGGAGAAGGCAACCGCATATGACAAGATTCAAAAAGAAGGAACGATCGTCGTCGCGACGGCTGGTACACTTTATCCGACATCTTATCATGAAGAGAAAAACAATAAGTTGACTGGATTTGATGTCGAAGTCGTCAAAGAAGTAGCAAAACGTCTTGATTTGAAAGTGAAATTCAAAGAGATGTCATTTGACGGTATGTTGACAAGCGTCAATACAGGTCAAGTCGATCTTGCCGCTAACGACATTACAATTACCGATGATCGTAAAGAAAAATTCGCGTTCTCTAAACCATATAAATATACGTATGGTACGGCAATCGTCCGTAAAAGTGACTTATCAGGCATCAAGTCTCTTGAAGACTTGAAAGGGAAAAAAGCTGCCGGAGAAGCTACAACGACATATATGCAGATTGCTAAAAAATACGGTGCAAAAGAAGTCACGTACGATAACGCGACGAACGATCAATATCTTCGAGATGTCTCAAATGGTCGAACAGACGTCATCTTGAATGATTACTACTTGCAAACACTCGCTGTCGATTTCTTCAAGGACTTCGATATTACGATTCATCCTGATATCGCTTATAATCCAAGTCAAGTTGGTTTAATCATGGATTTAGATAACAAGGAACTTCAATCCAACATTAACGAACAACTCGATAAAATGAAGGAAGATGGCACGTTAAAGGAAATTTCGAAGCAATTCTATGCCGGAAAAGATGTTTCCCAAATGCCTGACGTCAAAACGACGATCGTCGATGTGAATTAA